A stretch of the Aspergillus puulaauensis MK2 DNA, chromosome 6, nearly complete sequence genome encodes the following:
- a CDS encoding uncharacterized protein (COG:S;~EggNog:ENOG410PP0G;~InterPro:IPR032466;~SECRETED:SignalP(1-22)) — MRLSSTLVFGPLLSCLSGNAHAHGTEHRHELSDAWHLTDTHIHVLPSFYVAAVTEAGGDPSGFPTPEWSLEGTLRSMESVGSKKAVLSLSSPGVPVVGTGDKGRALCRNVNDFLANITQEAGNHIEFFGALPDWRDVDGTLAEIDYIFKMQKAAAGVGIYTAYGDARRSDLCSDLGEA; from the coding sequence ATGCGTCTATCGAGCACCCTTGTCTTTGGACCTTTGTTGAGCTGTCTTTCAGGCAATGCCCATGCTCATGGCACCGAGCACCGCCACGAGCTCTCTGACGCGTGGCACCTGACAGATACACACATCCATGTCCTTCCTTCGTTTTATGTTGCCGCAGTGACCGAAGCCGGTGGTGATCCCTCCGGATTCCCAACACCCGAGTGGTCCCTGGAAGGCACATTGCGCAGCATGGAAAGTGTCGGGTCTAAGAAGGCCGTCTTGTCACTGTCAAGCCCGGGAGTTCCCGTCGTTGGAACTGGGGACAAGGGTCGGGCCCTCTGTCGCAACGTCAATGACTTCCTGGCCAACATCACGCAGGAAGCTGGAAACCATATAGAATTCTTCGGAGCCCTTCCGGACTGGCGAGATGTCGACGGCACTCTAGCGGAAATCGACTATATCTTCAAGATGCAAAAGGCAGctgctggggttgggatATACACTGCATATGGGGATGCCCGGCGATCCGACCTTTGCTCCGATCTGGGAGAAGCTTAA
- a CDS encoding uncharacterized protein (COG:Q;~EggNog:ENOG410QDBT;~InterPro:IPR003097,IPR001433,IPR036396,IPR017927, IPR001709,IPR023173,IPR029039,IPR001128,IPR008254, IPR017938,IPR039261;~PFAM:PF00175,PF00258,PF00667;~go_function: GO:0005506 - iron ion binding [Evidence IEA];~go_function: GO:0010181 - FMN binding [Evidence IEA];~go_function: GO:0016491 - oxidoreductase activity [Evidence IEA];~go_function: GO:0016705 - oxidoreductase activity, acting on paired donors, with incorporation or reduction of molecular oxygen [Evidence IEA];~go_function: GO:0020037 - heme binding [Evidence IEA];~go_process: GO:0055114 - oxidation-reduction process [Evidence IEA]) translates to MLMKTATRNYEVNIEKMKCVAQNVLDRRRREPSDKKNLLNALIRGQDPQTGETMSDENIINNMLTFLIAGHETTSGLLSFTVLSLLKNSSAYHKAQQEVDRVIGSSTIKFEHLAQLEYRESEMRLLAVADDRLPSEVVFVTATFEGTPGDNAGKFVGWLRNEPDAKLSGVQFAVFGCGHHDWSSTYQKVPKWLDDILVQRGATRLTHRGESDVALGTVLDDFDCWTDSSLWPAISGDIEQRTQEDFNGLDIEISPSARASNLKHDVFHARIEGSALLTGPGVREKRQIVFRLPSHMTYSAGDYLNVLPVNPPETVSRVLRIFGLPWDAEITIQPTSHTSLPVNAPWPVAQLLSEYVELGSPASKKSILGLASLGEDSSASTALRELTEAPTGPVSVLDILERYPDLPCPFGFFLSLLPPMCMRRYSTSSSPVVDPTLVSLTYSVLDERFRNRSESRFLGVTTNYLKRLEIGNIAQVSVRESHYSFHLPADPKVPVIMICAGTGITPFRGFAEERAEKIRLGQQLGQALLFIGCRNANSDRLYASDLEKWEKAGAATLFYAFSQHSWESAGCKYVQDRLHSERRQVAELLSHGAKVFVCGSSKLGTAVKAVFQQSVIEDWKESGLDVGEDVDTWFDDLQVQGRWSSDLFD, encoded by the exons ATGCTGATGAAGACAGCAACCAGAAACTACGAGGTCAACATTGAGAAAATGAAGTGCGTTGCGCAGAATGTGCTTGATAGACGCCGGCGAGAGCCATCAGACAAGAAGAACCTGCTCAACGCCTTGATTAGGGGCCAGGACCCCCAAACGGGAGAAACGATGTCTGATGAGAACATCATAAATAATATGCTTACATTCCTTATTGCAG GACACGAAACCACATCTGGGTTACTCTCATTTACTGTGCTCTCCCTTCTCAAAAATTCCAGCGCCTACCACAAGGCTCAGCAAGAGGTGGATAGGGTGATCGGAAGCTCTACAATCAAATTCGAACATCTCGCGCAGCTCGA GTATCGGGAGAGCGAGATGAGGTTATTGGCGGTGGCAGATGATAGGTTGCCCTCTGAAGTCGTCTTTGTTACTGCTACTTTCGAAGGGACACCCGGAGACAACGCGGGAAAGTTTGTGGGATGGCTCAGGAACGAACCTGACGCAAAGTTAAGCGGCGTCCAGTTTGCGGTATTTGGCTGCGGCCACCACGACTGGTCGTCAACTTATCAAAAAGTACCGAAGTGGCTGGACGACATCCTGGTGCAGCGTGGAGCCACTCGTTTGACACATCGTGGAGAAAGTGATGTAGCCCTGGGAACAGTCTTGGATGACTTTGACTGCTGGACAGATTCCTCCCTGTGGCCGGCAATTTCAGGTGATATTGAGCAGCGGACGCAAGAAGATTTCAACGGACTTGACATTGAGATTAGTCCCTCGGCGCGGGCCTCTAACCTCAAACATGATGTATTCCACGCGAGAATAGAAGGCTCTGCCCTGCTAACTGGCCCTGGTGTCCGCGAGAAGAGGCAGATTGTATTCAGGTTGCCTTCGCATATGACATACTCTGCTGGTGACTATCTCAACGTGCTTCCGGTGAATCCGCCAGAGACCGTGAGTAGAGTTCTCAGAATATTTGGCTTGCCGTGG GACGCTGAGATCACCATCCAACCCACATCACATACCTCACTACCTGTGAACGCTCCCTGGCCCGTTGCTCAACTTCTCAGTGAATATGTCGAGTTGGGGAGCCCGGCTTCAAAAAAGAGTATCCTTGGCCTCGCAAGTCTCGGCGAAGATAGCAGCGCAAGCACAGCGTTGCGCGAACTCACCGAGGCCCCCACGGGTCCAGTCTCTGTTCTAGATATCTTAGAGAGGTATCCCGATCTCCCATGCCCTTTCGGATTTTTCctgtcgctccttccaccgATGTGCATGCGACGATACTCCACCTCGTCCAGCCCGGTCGTAGACCCAACCCTTGTCTCCCTCACGTACAGCGTCCTTGACGAGCGATTCCGCAACCGATCAGAGTCCCGCTTTCTTGGGGTAACGACAAACTATCTCAAGCGGCTTGAGATCGGGAATATAGCCCAAGTTTCCGTCAGGGAAAGCCACTATAGCTTCCATCTGCCGGCCGACCCGAAGGTACCAGTCATTATGATTTGTGCAGGGACTGGCATCACACCTTTCAGGGGGTTTGCTGAAGAGCGAGCAGAGAAGATCAGACTAGGCCAGCAACTTGGGCAGGCACTCCTATTTATAGGGTGCAGGAATGCAAATTCAGACAGGCTTTATGCGTCCGACTTGGAGAAATGGGAGAAGGCAGGTGCAGCAACGCTGTTTTATGCCTTTTCGCAACACTCCTGGGAGAGCGCGGGTTGCAAGTATGTACAGGACCGGCTGCACTCGGAACGGCGTCAAGTAGCAGAGCTTCTTAGCCACGGCGCGAAGGTATTTGTCTGTGGCTCATCCAAGCTGGGTACTGCCGTCAAAGCAGTCTTTCAACAGTCAGTTATAGAAGATTGGAAGGAATCCGGTCTAGACGTGGGGGAGGATGTAGATACTTGGTTTGATGATCTCCAGGTCCAGGGAAGGTGGTCCAGCGATTTATTTGACTAA
- a CDS encoding uncharacterized protein (COG:S;~EggNog:ENOG410PP0G;~InterPro:IPR006680,IPR032466,IPR032465;~PFAM:PF04909;~go_function: GO:0016787 - hydrolase activity [Evidence IEA];~go_function: GO:0016831 - carboxy-lyase activity [Evidence IEA]): MDVKPLFAAGFLPQPIIDYPQQTTRAAVDLVLRGVRSRTPDVDLILAHAGGTLPYLSARASESLIVPEILSVANVTTAQVKAEFRRFYYDIALSTTKTQLTGLLENTDTSHVLYGSDYPYAPPVAIKGTKASYISFADDHPELGPDVLSRNARDLLVKHRQSPELSD; this comes from the coding sequence ATGGATGTGAAGCCCTTGTTTGCGGCTGGGTTCTTGCCCCAGCCTATTATTGACTACCCCCAGCAGACCACTCGTGCGGCCGTTGATCTAGTCCTTCGCGGGGTTCGCTCACGCACGCCGGACGTAGACCTTATTCTAGCTCATGCAGGCGGCACTCTTCCTTACCTATCCGCTCGCGCTTCGGAGAGTCTCATCGTTCCAGAAATCTTGAGTGTGGCAAATGTCACCACTGCTCAGGTCAAGGCTGAGTTCCGCCGCTTCTACTACGACATTGCCCTCAGTACCACCAAGACCCAACTTACGGGGCTGTTGGAAAACACAGATACATCCCATGTGCTCTACGGATCCGATTATCCCTACGCTCCCCCGGTGGCGATTAAAGGTACCAAAGCAAGCTACATCTCCTTTGCAGACGATCACCCGGAACTGGGCCCCGACGTCCTCTCGAGAAACGCCAGAGATCTACTCGTCAAGCATAGGCAATCGCCAGAATTGAGTGATTAG